GGACGGCTCGATGCGCGAGCTCGACATGCAGTCCATCGACACCGGCATGGGCTTGGAGCGGATCGGCGCGCTGTTGCAGGGCAAGCACGACAATTACGACACCGACCTGATGCGCGCGCTGATCGAGGCGTCCGCCCATGCCACCTCGACCGAGCCCGATGGGCCGGGCAATGTGCATCACCGGGTGATCGCCGACCATTTGCGCTCGACTTCTTTCCTGCTGGCCGACGGGGTGATGCCGTCCAATGACGGGCGCGGCTACGTACTGCGCCGGATCATGCGGCGCGCGATGCGGCATGCGCATCTGCTGGGTGCGAAGGACGCGCTGATGCACCGGCTGGTGCCGGCGCTGGTCACCCAGATGGGCGCGGCCTATCCGGAACTTGGCAGGGCGCAGGCGCTGATCGAGGAGACGCTGAAGCTGGAAGAGACACGCTTCATCCAGACGTTGGAGCGCGGCCTGCGCCTGCTCGACGAGGAAGTGTCGAGGCTGCCGGACGGTACGGCTCTGCCGGGCGAGGCGGCATTCAAGCTTTATGACACCTATGGCTTCCCGCTGGACCTGACGCAGGATGCCCTGCGCGAAATGGGCTGGACGGTCGATATCGCCGGCTTCGATGCTGCCATGGCAGAGCAGAAGGCCAAGGCGCGGGCGTCATGGTCGGGCTCGGGCGAAACCAAGGGCTCGCGCGTCTGGTTCGAGATCGCCGAGCGGGTCGCGCCCACCGATTTCCTCGGCTACGACACCGAAGTGGCCGAGGGGCAGGTCATGGCGCTGGTGATGCAGGGCGCCGAGGTCGAGGCGATCCCCGAGGGCGCCGAGGGCTGGATGGTGGTCAACCAGACGCCGTTTTATGCCGAGGCGGGCGGTCAGGTCGGCGACACCGGCACCTATCTCAAGCCCGAGGGCGCGGGCGTGATCGATGACACTCAGAAGATGCCCGGCGGGCTTTACGCGCACAAGGTCACACCGGAAAAGGCAGCGCTTTCGGTGGGCGACGCGCTGGAATTGCGCGTCGATCACGCGCGGCGCGCGGCGATCCGCGCCAACCACTCGGCCACGCACCTGCTGCACGAGGCGCTGCGCCAGACTCTGGGCGACCATGTCGCGCAGAAGGGCTCGCTCAACGCGCCCGACCGGCTGCGCTTCGACTTCTCGCACGCCAAGGCGATGAGCCAGGCGGAACTGGCGGCGGTGGAATCCGAGGTCAACACGTTCATCCGGCAGAACACGCCGGTGCAGACGCGCATCATGACGCCCGACGATGCCCGTGCGATCGGCGCGCAGGCGCTGTTCGGTGAAAAATACGGCGACGAGGTGCGCGTGGTGTCGATGGGCGAGGCGCCGACGGGCAAGGGCCTCGACGGCAAGATCTGGTCGATCGAGCTGTGCGGCGGCACCCATGTTCGCCAGACCGGCGATATCGGGCTCTGCGTGGTGCTGGGCGACAGCGCGTCGTCTGCCGGCGTGCGTCGGGTCGAGGCGCTGACCGGCCAGGCTGCGGTCGACCACCTGATCGCCCAGCAGAACCGGCTGAACGAGGTGGCCGAGGCGCTGCGCGCCCAGCCTGCCGATGTGGTCGCCCGGGTGAAGGCGCTGGTTCAGGAGCGCCGGAGGCTGGAGGGCGAGGTGTCCAGCCTGCGCCGGGAGCTTGCGATGGCTGGCCCGGCAGGCGCCACGCCTGAGGCACGCGAGGTCGGCGGCGTGCCGTTCTTCGCGCAGGTGGTATCGGGTGTGTCGGGCAAGGACCTGCCGCCACTCATCGACGAGCACAAGGCGCGGCTGGGATCGGGCGCGGTGCTGCTTATCGCGGACACCGGCGGCAAGGCGGCGGTGGCTGCGGGGGTCACCGACGACCTGGCGGGCCGGTTCTCGGCGGTGGACCTGGTCAAGGCCGCCGTCGCGGAACTGGGCGGCAAGGGTGGCGGCGGACGGCCCGATATGGCGCAGGGCGGCGGCAAGGACGCCGCCAATGCCGAGGCCGCGATCAAGGCCGCCGAAGCGGTATTGGAGGGATAGATGGCCGCACTCTGGATCGCGCATGTGACGGTGACCGACCCCGAAGCCTACGGTAAGTATGCGGAACTGGCCGGCCCCGCCATTGCCAAGCACGGGGGCACGTTCATCGCCCGCGGCGGTCGGTTCGTGCAACTCGAGGGCCGCGAGCGGCCGCGCAACGTGGTGGCGCGGTTTCCGTCCGTGGAGGCGGCGGTGGACTGCTACAACAGCCCCGAATACCAGGAGGCGCTGAGCCATGCCCGCGGCGCCTCGGAGCGGGAACTGATGGTGGTGGAAACCTCCGAGTGAGGCCCCGCCGGGTGGCTCAATAGGGATCGACCCGCAGCGTTCGCACGCCGCGAACCAGGTCGCCCACGAAGGCGCAGCCGTTTCCGGGCTGGCTGAAGTGGAGCCATACGGCCTGCGCGAAATGGTCTGGCGCCGCAGCCAGCATGAAATCGTTGAGACGCCTTGGATCGGCAGGATCGGTGATCCGGTGGCTCTCCAGGATCGCCCTTCGGTCCGCCGGGTTGAGAGTGTCGATCTGCAACGCGTAAGCGATGTATTCGTGTTCCGTGAGGCACGGCTGCCTTTGGCAATCGGACTGGTCGAGGAAGGCATGGACCAGTTCGTGAACGATCAGGCTGTCGAACAGGGCCTCCGGTGCGATGCGCCGCCGGATACTGTCAGGCCCGAGCACGTCGGGTAGTGCCGCCGGGTCCGTTGCGGCGGTGCGCTCGTCGCGGCAGTCATATTGCGCGATGCAGCCGGCATTCGGGTGGGTGATCTTGGGCACCACGTCGATTGCGAGCGCGCGCACTTGCCGCAAGTGACAGGCGGCCAATGCGGGGCGGACGCGGGCGACGGTTTCACAGACCCGGAATGCAAGTTCGTCCGATGCGGCCACGACCGAGATCAGCGGATCGCCGGGACAGGCCATCGGGTCGGACCGGGAGACTCCAGGGAGAAGCGCGGCCGCGATGAACAGTCCGATAGCAGGTCCCGCGGCGCTCATTTCCCCCTCCCGCGCTCACCGGCATCCGCCAAGACTAGGCAGGGTCAAGGGCGGGTGTCCAGTCCGGGCTATCCGGCGGCGCGGGCCTGACGCTTGCGTTCGTGGGGATCGAGGAAGCGTTTGCGCAGACGGATCGCGGCGGGTGTCACCTCCACCAGTTCGTCGTCGTCGATATAGGCAATGGCCTCTTCCAGGTTCATCTTGACGGGCGGTGTCAGCACCACCGCGTCGTCCTTGCCGGCGGCGCGGACGTTGGTCAGCTTCTTGCCCTTGAGCGGGTTCACTTCAAGATCGTTCTCGCGCGAATGCTCGCCGATGATCATGCCCTGGTAGACCGGTTCTTGTGCCCCGATGAAGAGTCGCCCGCGCTCCTCGAGGTTGAACAGCGCATAGGCCACCGAGGTGCCGTTCTCCATCGAGATCAGCACGCCCGCGCGCCGGCCCGGGATCGGCCCCTTCCAGGGTGACCAGCCGTGGAAGACGCGGTTCAGCACGCCGGTGCCGCGGGTGTCGGTCAGGAACTCGCCGTGATAGCCGATCAGCCCGCGGGAGGGGACGTGGGCGACGATCCGGGTCTTGCCGGTGCCCGCCGGGCGCATCTCGACCATCTCGCCGCGGCGGGGGCCGGTCAGTTTCTCGATGACCACGCCGGAATAGTCGTCGTCGACATCGACGGTGACCTCCTCGACCGGTTCCAGCCGCTGTCCGTCCTCGTCGCGGGTCAGCACCTGCGGGCGCGAGATCGACAGCTCGAACCCTTCGCGCCGCATGTTCTCGATCAGGACGCCCATCTGCAATTCGCCGCGGCCCGCAACCTCGAATGCCTCGCCGCCGGGCGTGTCGGTGACCCGGATCGCGACGTTGGACTCGGCCTCCTTCATCAGCCGTTCGCGGATCACGCGCGACTGCACCTTCTTGCCCTCGCGCCCGGCCATCGGGCTGTCGTTGATGCCGAAGGTGACGGAAATGGTCGGCGGGTCGATTGGTTGGGCGGGCAGGGGCTCGGCCACCGAGGGCGCGCAAAGCGTATCGGCCACAGTGGCCTTGGACATGCCCGCCAGGGTCACGATATCGCCCGCCTCGCCGGTCTCGATGGCCTGTTGCGACAGCCCGCGGAATGCCAGAACCTTCGAGACGCGGAAGCTTTCCAGCGCGTCGCCGGTGCGCGACAGCGCCTTGACGGTGTCGCCGGGGGCGACGCGGCCGGACTCGATGCGGCCTGTCAGGATGCGGCCCAGGAACGGGTCGGCCGAGAGTGTGGTGGCCAGCATGCGGAACGGCTTCTCGACCTGCGCAAGCTGCTTCGGCGGGGGCACGTGATCCAGGATCAGGTCGAACAGCGCATGCAGGTCCTTGCGTGGACCGTCCAGCGTGGCATCCGCCCAGCCCGACCGCCCCGAGGCATACATGTGCGGAAAGTCCAGCTGTTCCTCGCTGGCCCCGAGCCCCACGAACAGGTCGAACACCTCGTCCAGTGCGCGGTCAGGCTCGGCATCGGGCTTGTCGACCTTGTTCAGCACCACGATCGGGCGTAATCCCAGCGCCAGCGCCTTCGAGGTGACAAACTTGGTCTGCGGCATCGGGCCTTCGGCCGCGTCCACCAGCAGCAGCACGCCGTCGACCATGCTGAGGATGCGCTCGACTTCGCCGCCGAAATCCGCGTGGCCGGGTGTGTCGACGATGTTCACCCGGTGCCCGTCCCATTCCACGGAGGTCGCCTTGGCCAGGATCGTGATGCCGCGCTCGCGCTCCAGGTCGTTGCTGTCCATTGCACGTTCCGCCACCGACTGGTTCTCGCGGAAGGCGCCGGACTGACGCAAGAGCTGGTCGACGAGCGTGGTCTTGCCGTGGTCGACATGGGCGATGATGGCGATGTTGCGCAGGTCCATGGGTGCATTCCTCGGGGAGTTGCCGCGGCCATATCCCGGCGCGCGCGAAAAGGCGAGCGAAAAAGCGCCGCCGGTGCGTCAGTGTGGTGCGGTCGAGGAAAACAGGTGGATCACCAGGATCCCGAGGATGATCAGCCCCATGCCGAGGAGCGCCGCCAAGTCGATCTTCTGCTCGAAGACCCACCAGCCGATGGCCGCGATGAAGACGATGCCGAGCCCCGACCAGATCGCGTAGGCCACGCCCACCGGGATCGTCTTGAGTGCAAGCGCGAGGAAATAGAAGGACAACCCGTAGGCCACGACCACGAGGACCGAGGGCA
This genomic window from Rhodovulum sp. ES.010 contains:
- a CDS encoding DUF6639 family protein, with amino-acid sequence MACPGDPLISVVAASDELAFRVCETVARVRPALAACHLRQVRALAIDVVPKITHPNAGCIAQYDCRDERTAATDPAALPDVLGPDSIRRRIAPEALFDSLIVHELVHAFLDQSDCQRQPCLTEHEYIAYALQIDTLNPADRRAILESHRITDPADPRRLNDFMLAAAPDHFAQAVWLHFSQPGNGCAFVGDLVRGVRTLRVDPY
- a CDS encoding DUF1330 domain-containing protein, yielding MAALWIAHVTVTDPEAYGKYAELAGPAIAKHGGTFIARGGRFVQLEGRERPRNVVARFPSVEAAVDCYNSPEYQEALSHARGASERELMVVETSE
- a CDS encoding multidrug efflux SMR transporter: MPKPYLFLVLAILTETIGTSALQASQQFTRLVPSVLVVVAYGLSFYFLALALKTIPVGVAYAIWSGLGIVFIAAIGWWVFEQKIDLAALLGMGLIILGILVIHLFSSTAPH
- the alaS gene encoding alanine--tRNA ligase; protein product: MPSLNDIRTTFLSYFEKNGHEVVDSSPLVPRNDPTLMFVNSGMVQFKNLFTGVETRDYSRATTSQKCVRAGGKHNDLDNVGYTARHHTFFEMLGNFSFGDYFKEAAIPYAWELLTRDFDIPADRLLVTVYHTDDEAAEIWKKVAGLPDDRIIRIPTSDNFWQMGPTGPCGPCTEIFYDHGPSIWGGPPGSPDEDGDRFIEIWNLVFMQNEQFEDGSMRELDMQSIDTGMGLERIGALLQGKHDNYDTDLMRALIEASAHATSTEPDGPGNVHHRVIADHLRSTSFLLADGVMPSNDGRGYVLRRIMRRAMRHAHLLGAKDALMHRLVPALVTQMGAAYPELGRAQALIEETLKLEETRFIQTLERGLRLLDEEVSRLPDGTALPGEAAFKLYDTYGFPLDLTQDALREMGWTVDIAGFDAAMAEQKAKARASWSGSGETKGSRVWFEIAERVAPTDFLGYDTEVAEGQVMALVMQGAEVEAIPEGAEGWMVVNQTPFYAEAGGQVGDTGTYLKPEGAGVIDDTQKMPGGLYAHKVTPEKAALSVGDALELRVDHARRAAIRANHSATHLLHEALRQTLGDHVAQKGSLNAPDRLRFDFSHAKAMSQAELAAVESEVNTFIRQNTPVQTRIMTPDDARAIGAQALFGEKYGDEVRVVSMGEAPTGKGLDGKIWSIELCGGTHVRQTGDIGLCVVLGDSASSAGVRRVEALTGQAAVDHLIAQQNRLNEVAEALRAQPADVVARVKALVQERRRLEGEVSSLRRELAMAGPAGATPEAREVGGVPFFAQVVSGVSGKDLPPLIDEHKARLGSGAVLLIADTGGKAAVAAGVTDDLAGRFSAVDLVKAAVAELGGKGGGGRPDMAQGGGKDAANAEAAIKAAEAVLEG
- the typA gene encoding translational GTPase TypA; translated protein: MDLRNIAIIAHVDHGKTTLVDQLLRQSGAFRENQSVAERAMDSNDLERERGITILAKATSVEWDGHRVNIVDTPGHADFGGEVERILSMVDGVLLLVDAAEGPMPQTKFVTSKALALGLRPIVVLNKVDKPDAEPDRALDEVFDLFVGLGASEEQLDFPHMYASGRSGWADATLDGPRKDLHALFDLILDHVPPPKQLAQVEKPFRMLATTLSADPFLGRILTGRIESGRVAPGDTVKALSRTGDALESFRVSKVLAFRGLSQQAIETGEAGDIVTLAGMSKATVADTLCAPSVAEPLPAQPIDPPTISVTFGINDSPMAGREGKKVQSRVIRERLMKEAESNVAIRVTDTPGGEAFEVAGRGELQMGVLIENMRREGFELSISRPQVLTRDEDGQRLEPVEEVTVDVDDDYSGVVIEKLTGPRRGEMVEMRPAGTGKTRIVAHVPSRGLIGYHGEFLTDTRGTGVLNRVFHGWSPWKGPIPGRRAGVLISMENGTSVAYALFNLEERGRLFIGAQEPVYQGMIIGEHSRENDLEVNPLKGKKLTNVRAAGKDDAVVLTPPVKMNLEEAIAYIDDDELVEVTPAAIRLRKRFLDPHERKRQARAAG